The following are encoded together in the Streptomyces sp. NBC_01465 genome:
- a CDS encoding Mur ligase family protein: MSGNTEPLTPRAKLAVTAGKAAAAVSRAAGRGSGSVIGGKVALRLDPDLLGRLAQHLDVVLVSATNGKTTTTRLIAEALRASGPVVSNALGANMPAGITSALAGGSDARYGVIEVDEKYLAGVARDVTPKAIALLNLSRDQLDRAAETRMLAEKWREGLAGTKAVVIANADDPLIVWAASSSPTVVWVAAGQEWKDDAWSCPSCGGVLQRPSDDWFCGECGFRRPAPTWALSGDHVLDPHGSAWPIQLQLPGRANKANAAVTAAVAATFGVPPQVALERMYSVQAVAGRYDVVQFQGRDLRLLLAKNPAGWLETFSLIDPPPTPVILSVNARGADGTDTSWLWDVDYTRLAGHPICVIGDRRLDLAVRLEVAGLDFRVCDSVDEAVSNSAPGRIELIANYTAFQDVRRRVGN, encoded by the coding sequence ATGTCAGGCAACACGGAGCCGCTGACGCCACGCGCCAAACTGGCCGTGACGGCAGGCAAGGCCGCGGCAGCGGTATCGCGCGCCGCGGGGCGCGGCAGCGGATCGGTGATCGGCGGCAAGGTCGCGCTGAGGCTCGACCCGGACCTGCTGGGCCGACTCGCGCAGCATCTGGACGTGGTCCTCGTCTCGGCGACGAACGGCAAGACGACGACGACCCGGCTGATCGCCGAGGCGTTGCGGGCCAGTGGCCCGGTCGTGTCGAACGCCCTGGGCGCCAACATGCCCGCGGGTATCACCTCGGCGCTGGCCGGCGGTTCGGACGCCCGCTACGGCGTGATCGAGGTCGACGAGAAGTACCTCGCCGGGGTCGCGCGCGATGTGACGCCCAAGGCGATCGCACTGCTCAACCTCTCCCGCGACCAGCTCGACCGCGCCGCCGAGACGCGCATGCTGGCCGAGAAGTGGCGCGAGGGCCTCGCCGGTACGAAGGCCGTGGTCATCGCCAACGCCGACGACCCGCTGATCGTCTGGGCCGCCTCCTCGTCCCCCACCGTGGTGTGGGTCGCGGCCGGCCAGGAGTGGAAGGACGACGCCTGGTCGTGCCCGTCCTGCGGCGGTGTGCTGCAGCGGCCGAGCGACGACTGGTTCTGCGGCGAGTGCGGCTTCCGCCGCCCCGCGCCCACCTGGGCCCTCTCCGGCGACCACGTCCTGGATCCGCACGGCTCGGCGTGGCCGATCCAGCTGCAGCTCCCGGGCCGCGCCAACAAGGCGAATGCCGCCGTCACCGCGGCGGTCGCCGCGACGTTCGGTGTGCCGCCGCAGGTGGCGCTGGAGCGGATGTACTCCGTACAGGCCGTCGCCGGACGCTATGACGTGGTCCAGTTCCAGGGCCGCGATCTGCGCCTGCTCCTCGCGAAGAACCCGGCCGGCTGGCTGGAGACCTTCTCGCTGATCGACCCGCCGCCCACTCCGGTGATCCTCTCCGTCAACGCCCGCGGCGCCGACGGCACGGACACCTCCTGGCTGTGGGACGTCGACTACACGCGTCTCGCCGGACACCCGATCTGTGTCATCGGCGACCGCAGGCTCGACCTCGCGGTACGTCTCGAGGTCGCAGGTCTGGACTTCAGGGTCTGCGACAGCGTCGACGAGGCCGTCTCGAACTCGGCTCCCGGGCGGATCGAACTCATCGCCAACTACACCGCGTTCCAGGACGTGCGCCGCCGAGTCGGCAACTGA
- a CDS encoding type 1 glutamine amidotransferase, producing MSDNSLRLVWVYPDLLSTYGDQGNALVVERRARQRGLDVARIDVRSDQPVPTSGDIYLIGGGEDRPQRLASERLRRDGGLSRAAANGAIIFSVCAGYQILGHEFINDLGEREPGLGLLDVISTRGEGERCVGDVLADIDDRLGLPQLTGFENHQGITHLGPSARPFARVRLGNGNGTGDGTEGAYNDTVFGTYMHGPVLARNPQIADLLLKLALDVNALPPTDDRWYEALRAERIASATQPA from the coding sequence ATGAGCGACAACAGCCTGCGCCTGGTGTGGGTCTACCCCGACCTGCTGTCGACCTACGGCGACCAGGGCAATGCCCTGGTCGTGGAGCGCCGGGCGCGTCAGCGCGGCCTGGACGTCGCGCGCATCGACGTACGCAGCGACCAGCCGGTGCCCACCTCGGGCGACATCTATCTGATCGGCGGCGGTGAGGACCGGCCGCAGCGCCTCGCCTCCGAGCGGCTGCGCCGTGACGGCGGGCTCAGCCGGGCCGCCGCCAACGGCGCGATCATCTTCTCGGTCTGCGCCGGGTACCAGATCCTCGGCCACGAGTTCATCAACGACCTCGGCGAGCGCGAGCCGGGCCTCGGCCTGCTCGACGTGATCTCGACCCGCGGCGAGGGCGAGCGGTGCGTCGGCGACGTGCTGGCCGACATCGACGACCGGCTCGGGCTGCCGCAGCTGACCGGTTTCGAGAACCACCAGGGCATCACCCACCTCGGCCCCTCCGCCCGCCCCTTCGCACGAGTGCGCCTCGGCAACGGGAACGGCACGGGGGACGGCACCGAGGGCGCGTACAACGACACCGTCTTCGGTACGTACATGCACGGCCCGGTTCTCGCCCGCAATCCGCAGATCGCGGACCTGCTGCTGAAGCTGGCCCTCGATGTGAACGCGCTGCCGCCCACCGACGACCGGTGGTACGAGGCGCTGCGCGCCGAGCGCATTGCATCCGCAACGCAGCCCGCATGA
- a CDS encoding 6-phosphofructokinase, whose amino-acid sequence MRIGVLTSGGDCPGLNAVIRSVVHRAVVDHGDEVIGFHDGWRGLLECDYRKLDLDAVGGILARGGTILGSSRVQPAHLRGGVETAKGHVADLGLDAIIPIGGEGTLKAANLLSEAGLPIVGVPKTIDNDIASTDVTFGFDTAVGVATEALDRLKTTAESHQRVLIVEVMGRHTGWIALHSGMAAGAHAIVVPERPFDIEELTELVGKRFSAGKKFAIVVVAEGAKPREGGSMSLDVGVKDMYGHERFTGMANQLSVELEERLGKEARPVILGHVQRGGTPTAYDRVLATRFGWHAVEAVHRGEFGMLTALRGTDIVMVPLAEATETLKTVPAERYAEAECVL is encoded by the coding sequence ATGCGAATTGGTGTGCTCACCTCCGGCGGGGACTGCCCCGGCCTCAACGCCGTCATCCGATCGGTCGTTCACCGTGCCGTCGTCGACCACGGCGACGAGGTCATCGGCTTCCACGACGGGTGGCGGGGCCTCCTCGAGTGCGACTACCGCAAGCTCGACCTCGACGCGGTCGGCGGCATCCTCGCACGCGGCGGCACCATCCTCGGCTCCTCCCGCGTCCAGCCCGCGCACCTGCGCGGCGGCGTGGAGACGGCCAAGGGGCACGTGGCCGACCTGGGACTCGACGCGATCATCCCGATCGGCGGCGAGGGCACACTGAAGGCCGCCAACCTCCTCTCCGAGGCGGGGCTGCCGATCGTCGGCGTACCGAAGACCATCGACAACGACATCGCGTCCACCGACGTGACGTTCGGTTTCGACACCGCCGTCGGAGTCGCGACGGAGGCCCTCGACCGGCTGAAGACCACCGCCGAGTCGCACCAGCGGGTGCTGATCGTCGAGGTCATGGGACGGCACACCGGGTGGATCGCACTGCACTCGGGCATGGCGGCCGGTGCGCACGCCATCGTCGTCCCCGAGCGCCCCTTCGACATCGAGGAGCTGACCGAGCTGGTCGGCAAGCGATTCTCGGCCGGCAAGAAGTTTGCGATCGTGGTCGTTGCAGAGGGTGCCAAGCCGCGCGAGGGAGGCTCGATGAGCCTCGACGTGGGCGTCAAGGACATGTACGGCCACGAGCGCTTCACGGGGATGGCGAACCAGCTCTCCGTCGAGCTGGAGGAGCGCCTCGGCAAGGAGGCCCGCCCGGTCATCCTCGGTCACGTCCAGCGCGGCGGCACGCCCACCGCGTACGACCGCGTCCTTGCCACCCGCTTCGGCTGGCACGCCGTGGAGGCCGTGCACCGCGGCGAGTTCGGGATGCTGACCGCGCTGCGCGGCACCGACATCGTCATGGTCCCGCTCGCCGAGGCCACGGAGACGCTGAAGACGGTTCCGGCCGAGCGGTACGCCGAGGCCGAGTGCGTGCTCTGA
- a CDS encoding cytochrome c oxidase assembly protein codes for MDHSGHGMNMDLPPFTLGRGLEFSADPFFLIGCLAGLALYGWGVVRLRRRGDSWPVHRIVLFTLGVLSVALVMCTKLNDYGMVMFSVHMVQHMVISMLSPILLLLGAPVTLALRALPVAGRGKRKGPREWLLALLQSRYMKIVTHPAFTIPLFIASLYALYFSPLFDFLMGSRTGHLAMMVHFLAVGLVFFWPIMGVDPGPHRPGYVMRMLELFAGMPFHAFFGIALMMATEPMISTYKNPPSSLGIDALADQSAAGGIAWAFSEIPSVLVLIALVFQWYRSEQRIARRSDRAADRDGDKELQAYNAYLASLQTREQ; via the coding sequence ATGGATCACAGCGGGCACGGCATGAACATGGATCTGCCGCCGTTCACGCTGGGGCGGGGGCTCGAATTCTCCGCGGACCCCTTCTTCCTGATCGGCTGCCTGGCGGGGCTCGCGCTCTACGGCTGGGGTGTGGTGCGGCTGCGCAGGCGCGGCGACAGCTGGCCGGTGCACCGGATCGTCCTGTTCACGCTCGGCGTGCTGAGCGTCGCGCTGGTGATGTGCACCAAGCTCAACGACTACGGCATGGTCATGTTCAGCGTGCACATGGTGCAGCACATGGTGATCTCCATGCTCTCCCCCATCCTGCTGCTGCTCGGCGCCCCGGTGACCCTGGCCCTGCGCGCGCTGCCGGTGGCCGGGCGGGGGAAGCGCAAGGGGCCGCGCGAGTGGCTGCTCGCGCTGCTGCAGAGCCGGTACATGAAGATCGTGACGCATCCCGCGTTCACCATCCCGCTGTTCATCGCGAGCCTCTACGCGCTGTACTTCTCGCCGCTGTTCGACTTCCTGATGGGCAGCAGGACCGGGCACCTCGCGATGATGGTGCACTTCCTGGCCGTCGGTCTCGTCTTCTTCTGGCCGATCATGGGCGTGGACCCGGGCCCGCACCGGCCCGGCTATGTGATGCGGATGCTGGAGCTCTTCGCGGGGATGCCGTTCCACGCCTTCTTCGGGATCGCGCTGATGATGGCGACGGAGCCGATGATCTCCACGTACAAGAACCCGCCCTCCTCGCTCGGGATCGACGCGCTCGCCGATCAGAGCGCGGCGGGCGGGATCGCCTGGGCGTTCAGTGAGATCCCCTCGGTGCTCGTGCTGATCGCGCTGGTCTTCCAGTGGTACCGCTCCGAGCAGCGCATCGCACGGCGCTCGGACCGGGCCGCGGACCGCGACGGCGACAAGGAACTGCAGGCGTACAACGCATATCTGGCATCACTGCAGACGCGCGAGCAGTAG
- a CDS encoding SSI family serine proteinase inhibitor → MRIAAPLAAAALVALAVAAPAQAEPTPPRGLFLTVTGDENTWIRGVLLQCPADDTTHHPDAWAACEALDEAGGDLDRLPGDPHACTKEYAPVTVGATGTWRGRPTAWHKTFANACVLDAVTGPVFRF, encoded by the coding sequence ATGCGTATCGCCGCACCCCTCGCCGCAGCAGCCCTCGTCGCCCTCGCAGTGGCCGCCCCCGCCCAGGCGGAGCCCACCCCTCCGCGAGGTCTCTTCCTCACGGTCACCGGCGACGAGAACACCTGGATCCGCGGCGTACTGCTGCAGTGCCCGGCGGACGACACCACCCACCACCCGGACGCCTGGGCCGCCTGCGAGGCGCTCGACGAGGCGGGCGGCGACCTGGACCGGCTGCCCGGCGACCCGCACGCGTGCACCAAGGAGTACGCGCCGGTGACCGTCGGCGCGACGGGCACCTGGCGCGGCCGCCCCACCGCCTGGCACAAGACCTTCGCCAACGCCTGTGTGCTGGACGCGGTGACCGGCCCGGTCTTCCGTTTCTGA
- a CDS encoding lysophospholipid acyltransferase family protein: MFYYVLKYIFLGPLLRVLFRPRIEGLEHIPEDGAAIVAGNHLSFSDHFLMPVVLKRRITFLAKQEYFTGPGIRGRLTAAFFRSAGQIPVDRSGKEAGQAAVREGLGVLRKGELLGIYPEGTRSHDGKLYKGKVGVAVMAIKGQVPVVPCAMVGTFEIQPPGRKLPKIKRVTIRFGEPLEFARYAGMENEKAALRAVTDEIIYAILGLSGQEYVDRYAADVKAEEARKFLRRPLS; the protein is encoded by the coding sequence ATGTTCTACTACGTGCTCAAATACATCTTTCTGGGGCCTCTGTTGAGAGTCCTCTTCCGGCCCAGGATCGAAGGGCTCGAGCACATCCCGGAGGACGGCGCGGCAATCGTCGCCGGGAACCACCTCTCGTTCTCCGACCATTTCCTGATGCCGGTCGTCCTGAAGCGGCGGATCACCTTCCTCGCCAAGCAGGAGTACTTCACCGGTCCCGGCATCAGAGGCCGGCTGACCGCCGCGTTCTTCCGCAGCGCGGGTCAGATCCCGGTGGACCGGTCCGGCAAGGAGGCGGGGCAGGCCGCCGTCCGCGAGGGGCTCGGGGTGCTGCGCAAGGGCGAGTTGCTGGGGATCTATCCCGAGGGCACCCGCTCGCACGACGGCAAGCTCTACAAGGGCAAGGTCGGGGTCGCCGTGATGGCGATCAAGGGGCAGGTGCCGGTGGTGCCGTGCGCGATGGTGGGCACCTTCGAGATCCAGCCGCCGGGACGGAAGCTGCCGAAGATCAAGCGCGTCACGATCCGCTTCGGGGAGCCGCTCGAATTCGCGCGATACGCGGGCATGGAGAACGAGAAGGCCGCTCTGCGGGCGGTGACCGACGAGATCATCTACGCGATCCTCGGGCTCTCCGGACAGGAGTACGTGGACCGATACGCGGCCGACGTGAAGGCCGAGGAGGCCAGGAAGTTCCTGCGCCGGCCCTTGAGCTGA
- a CDS encoding NAD-dependent epimerase/dehydratase family protein encodes MSRGTAFVVGATGLLGRSTVPALLADGWEVRAASRGGVRDASWPEEVRAVAVDRNEEGALAAALGEGCDVLVDMVAYGKEHGRQLSGLADRIGSAVVISSLSVYEDSAGRSLATQGEPDGAPRFPVPMAATQNTVGADDTTYPGRKIALEQELLASPLPTTVLRAGAIHGPHCKAPRELFFVKRALDGRPVRILAYGGRSTFHPVHTSNMAELIRLAASKPGTRVLNGGDPQPPAVAEISAAIDEVLGVRSEIVTVEGAPPEKTVGATPWSGAHPIVLDMAAAERELGYRPVTSYADSLPVTVALLAERLRGADWRVAFPDMARTYDPHGDLFDYAAEDAWLAAR; translated from the coding sequence ATGAGCAGAGGAACAGCGTTTGTGGTCGGGGCGACAGGACTCCTGGGACGGTCGACGGTGCCCGCGCTTCTCGCCGACGGCTGGGAGGTGCGGGCGGCCTCGCGCGGCGGCGTACGCGACGCGAGCTGGCCCGAGGAGGTACGGGCGGTCGCCGTCGACCGCAATGAGGAGGGGGCGCTGGCGGCGGCTCTGGGCGAGGGCTGCGACGTCCTGGTGGACATGGTCGCGTACGGGAAGGAGCACGGCCGGCAGCTGTCCGGGCTCGCCGACCGCATCGGCTCGGCCGTGGTGATCTCCAGCCTCTCGGTGTACGAGGACTCCGCGGGGCGGAGCCTCGCCACCCAGGGCGAACCGGACGGCGCTCCGCGCTTCCCGGTACCGATGGCCGCGACGCAGAACACCGTGGGCGCGGACGACACGACGTACCCCGGGCGGAAGATCGCGCTGGAGCAGGAGCTGCTGGCGAGCCCGCTGCCCACGACGGTGCTGCGCGCCGGTGCGATCCACGGGCCGCACTGCAAGGCGCCGCGTGAACTGTTCTTCGTCAAGCGGGCGCTGGACGGGCGGCCGGTGCGCATCCTCGCCTACGGGGGCCGCAGCACCTTCCACCCGGTGCACACCTCCAACATGGCGGAGCTCATCCGTCTCGCCGCGTCGAAGCCGGGCACGCGCGTGCTCAACGGCGGCGATCCGCAGCCTCCGGCGGTCGCGGAGATCAGCGCGGCGATCGACGAAGTCCTGGGCGTACGGAGCGAGATCGTCACGGTGGAGGGCGCGCCGCCGGAGAAGACCGTCGGGGCGACCCCGTGGAGCGGTGCGCACCCGATCGTCCTCGACATGGCGGCCGCTGAGCGCGAGTTGGGCTACCGGCCGGTGACCTCGTACGCCGACTCCCTGCCCGTGACCGTCGCCCTGCTGGCCGAGCGGCTGCGGGGCGCGGACTGGCGGGTGGCCTTCCCCGACATGGCCAGGACGTACGACCCGCACGGCGACCTCTTCGACTACGCGGCCGAGGACGCCTGGCTGGCCGCGCGCTGA